A DNA window from Halomonas zincidurans B6 contains the following coding sequences:
- a CDS encoding NAD(P)-dependent oxidoreductase, whose amino-acid sequence MSKPYRVGMVGIGLMGHGIATSLLRHNHALCFLDHPGNQPVDDLLDKGATLKRSAREVAEASEVVILCVTGTPQVESVLFEPCGVIEGLGAGSMVIDCSTAIPSSTLKIAERVAAAGGQFLDAAMTRTPKEAAEGRLNLIVGAPDELFRDVLPLLQDFAENITHGGPVGSGHKLKLLHNYVSLGFTAVLAEAASAARHAGIADDVFLEVLGNGGGAGVVLERLRPFIAAGDPSGFRFSLANTLKDVGYYNAMAEDVKAPHSVAGAIEALYREVNEQGHSERLVPELIRILETR is encoded by the coding sequence ATGAGCAAACCCTATCGTGTCGGCATGGTGGGCATCGGCCTGATGGGCCACGGCATCGCCACCAGCCTGCTGCGCCACAATCATGCGTTGTGTTTTCTCGACCATCCCGGCAATCAGCCTGTGGACGATCTGCTCGACAAGGGGGCGACACTCAAGCGCAGCGCCCGCGAGGTCGCCGAAGCCTCGGAAGTCGTCATCCTGTGTGTCACCGGCACGCCGCAGGTGGAAAGCGTGCTGTTCGAGCCGTGCGGGGTGATCGAGGGGCTGGGCGCGGGGAGCATGGTCATCGACTGCTCCACGGCGATTCCCAGCTCCACGCTGAAAATCGCCGAGCGGGTCGCCGCGGCAGGTGGGCAGTTCCTGGATGCGGCGATGACGCGCACCCCCAAGGAGGCCGCCGAAGGCCGGCTGAATCTGATCGTCGGCGCGCCGGACGAACTGTTCCGCGATGTGCTGCCGCTGTTGCAGGACTTTGCCGAGAACATCACCCATGGCGGCCCGGTGGGCTCCGGTCACAAGCTCAAGCTACTGCACAACTACGTGTCGCTGGGCTTCACCGCGGTACTCGCCGAGGCTGCCTCGGCGGCACGCCATGCCGGGATCGCCGACGATGTGTTCCTCGAAGTGCTCGGCAATGGCGGCGGTGCTGGGGTGGTGCTCGAGCGATTGCGTCCGTTCATCGCCGCCGGCGATCCCTCGGGGTTTCGTTTCAGCCTCGCCAACACGCTCAAGGACGTCGGCTACTACAACGCCATGGCCGAGGACGTGAAGGCGCCGCACAGTGTGGCGGGGGCCATCGAGGCGCTGTACCGCGAGGTCAACGAGCAAGGGCATAGCGAGCGGCTGGTGCCGGAGCTGATTCGTATCCTGGAAACGCGTTAA